A region from the Sphingomonas flavescens genome encodes:
- a CDS encoding SDR family oxidoreductase, with amino-acid sequence MRRFRGRDGPNCRAIVAGASGAIGELCARALAGDKVELVLVDIDRMMVNRLAEQLGAHAHGLDVLSDASVRQFMRSIDDRPMCGNLLVNAAGAGYVRTLGMTRMTSAFAKLVRASSSTVVNIASPGPQRDPYRHAGSQLGFHRAAEDLASAINRPDMQVLTFGTADPPHLILDALRQWQSLCTASVQTGWNSSLALRAGGRQ; translated from the coding sequence ATGAGACGTTTTCGGGGTCGCGACGGGCCCAACTGCCGGGCCATCGTCGCCGGGGCGTCCGGGGCGATCGGCGAATTGTGCGCCCGCGCCTTGGCCGGCGATAAAGTCGAACTCGTGCTGGTCGACATCGACCGAATGATGGTGAATCGTCTCGCCGAGCAACTGGGCGCTCACGCCCACGGCCTCGATGTCTTGTCCGACGCTAGCGTCCGGCAATTCATGCGTTCGATCGACGACCGGCCGATGTGCGGCAACCTGTTGGTGAACGCCGCGGGCGCGGGATACGTCCGCACGCTGGGGATGACGCGCATGACCAGTGCGTTTGCGAAGCTGGTCCGCGCGAGTTCCAGCACCGTCGTCAACATTGCATCCCCAGGCCCGCAGCGGGATCCCTACCGGCACGCTGGTTCGCAACTGGGCTTTCATCGCGCCGCCGAAGATCTTGCAAGCGCCATCAACCGGCCCGACATGCAGGTGCTAACGTTCGGCACCGCCGATCCGCCCCACCTCATCCTGGACGCGTTGCGGCAGTGGCAGAGCCTTTGCACGGCTTCGGTGCAGACCGGCTGGAACAGCAGTCTTGCTCTTAGGGCCGGAGGTCGACAGTAA
- the queG gene encoding tRNA epoxyqueuosine(34) reductase QueG produces the protein MDRLEDQIRTEAERLGFATCGFTPANGADAAGLELRQWLEAGHHGTMGWMESRAAHRVSPLALWPEARSAIALGMSYAPATDPLALANQPEIGRISVYAQGGDYHKTVKKALKALARFIVGQAPSELKVFVDTAPVMEKPLAQAAGIGWQGKNTNLVSRDHGCWLFLGVILTSLELRPDPPAGPGQHCGSCARCLRACPTDAFDGPHRIDARRCISYLTIEHDGPIPLEFRAAMGNRIYGCDDCLAVCPWNRFADAAAANRAFLPRAELAAPRLGDLLALDDAAFREMFAGSPIKRVGRNRMIRNCLIAAGNSGDVALVPSVEPLLTDPDPVVGEAARWALDQIAALRRENMHAD, from the coding sequence ATGGACAGGCTTGAAGACCAGATCCGGACAGAAGCGGAGCGGCTAGGGTTCGCGACCTGCGGATTCACGCCCGCTAACGGCGCGGATGCTGCCGGTCTGGAACTTCGGCAGTGGCTTGAAGCTGGGCATCACGGCACGATGGGCTGGATGGAATCCCGGGCGGCTCATCGAGTCTCGCCGCTCGCGCTCTGGCCCGAGGCTCGTTCGGCCATCGCGCTCGGCATGAGTTACGCGCCGGCGACCGATCCCCTGGCGCTCGCCAATCAGCCGGAAATCGGGCGGATTTCGGTCTACGCGCAGGGCGGCGACTATCACAAAACGGTCAAGAAGGCGCTGAAGGCCCTGGCGCGCTTCATCGTCGGCCAGGCTCCTTCGGAGCTGAAGGTCTTCGTGGACACCGCGCCGGTAATGGAAAAGCCGCTCGCGCAGGCCGCGGGAATCGGCTGGCAGGGCAAGAACACGAATTTGGTCAGCCGGGATCACGGTTGCTGGCTGTTCCTGGGAGTCATTCTAACCAGCCTGGAGTTGCGGCCAGACCCGCCTGCCGGTCCGGGACAGCATTGCGGAAGCTGCGCGCGCTGCCTGAGGGCCTGTCCGACCGACGCCTTCGACGGTCCGCACCGAATCGACGCGCGGCGCTGTATTTCGTACCTTACGATCGAGCACGACGGGCCCATACCGCTGGAATTCCGTGCCGCCATGGGCAACCGGATTTATGGCTGCGATGACTGCCTGGCGGTCTGCCCGTGGAATCGCTTCGCCGATGCAGCCGCCGCAAATCGAGCCTTCCTGCCCCGTGCCGAACTGGCGGCGCCGCGCCTTGGCGATCTGCTCGCGCTCGACGATGCGGCGTTCCGCGAGATGTTCGCCGGGTCGCCGATCAAGCGCGTCGGCCGCAACCGGATGATCCGCAATTGCCTGATTGCCGCGGGCAACAGCGGAGACGTCGCGCTAGTGCCGTCGGTCGAGCCCTTGCTGACGGACCCGGACCCGGTGGTCGGCGAGGCTGCGCGGTGGGCGCTCGATCAGATCGCGGCGTTGCGCAGAGAGAATATGCACGCGGACTGA
- a CDS encoding adenosine kinase, translating into MPDPRLDVLCIGNAIVDVIANAGDDFLTKEGLVKGSMRLIDAEEAERLYAHMGPAHQVSGGSAGNTAAGVAALGGRAGFIGQVAPDQLGQFYRHDLTATGVEFITPATNVGEPTARSMILVTPDGHRTMNTFLGAAQHLPPAALDEAQIRDAAILYLEGYLWDPETPRSAMVRAIDVARDAGRKVAFTLSDTFCVDRHRDGFTKLIEDGQIDILFANQAEIEAMAGVAHLDSAVGAFADKVETLVVTRSEDGALATRGGERAEVPAQPIHELVDTTGAGDLFAAGFLLGTARGRSLEDCLRLGAICAAEVIQHYGARPEANLRALAGGLAA; encoded by the coding sequence ATGCCCGATCCGCGCCTCGATGTCCTGTGCATCGGCAATGCCATCGTCGACGTGATCGCCAATGCAGGCGACGACTTTCTGACGAAGGAAGGCCTGGTCAAAGGCTCGATGCGGCTGATCGACGCGGAAGAGGCCGAGCGCCTCTACGCGCACATGGGGCCCGCGCATCAAGTCAGCGGCGGTTCCGCCGGTAACACCGCGGCGGGCGTTGCGGCGCTAGGCGGGCGGGCAGGGTTCATCGGGCAAGTCGCGCCGGATCAACTGGGCCAGTTTTACCGGCACGACCTGACCGCGACCGGGGTGGAATTCATCACGCCGGCCACGAACGTCGGCGAACCCACCGCGCGGTCGATGATTCTGGTGACGCCCGACGGCCATCGGACAATGAATACCTTCCTCGGGGCTGCCCAGCATCTGCCGCCCGCGGCGCTGGACGAGGCGCAGATCCGCGACGCCGCCATCCTCTACCTGGAAGGTTATCTGTGGGATCCCGAGACGCCGCGCTCGGCAATGGTCCGGGCCATCGACGTTGCGCGCGACGCGGGCCGCAAGGTTGCCTTCACGCTGTCGGACACGTTCTGCGTCGACCGCCATCGTGACGGCTTCACCAAGCTGATCGAGGACGGGCAGATCGACATCCTGTTCGCCAACCAGGCGGAAATCGAGGCGATGGCCGGGGTGGCCCATCTGGACAGCGCCGTCGGCGCCTTTGCGGACAAGGTAGAGACGCTGGTCGTGACGCGGTCCGAAGATGGGGCCCTGGCGACTCGCGGCGGCGAACGCGCGGAAGTTCCTGCGCAACCGATCCATGAATTGGTGGATACGACCGGCGCCGGCGACTTGTTCGCCGCCGGCTTCCTGCTCGGCACGGCCCGTGGCCGCAGCCTGGAGGATTGTCTCCGGCTTGGCGCGATCTGCGCTGCCGAAGTGATCCAGCATTACGGCGCGCGCCCCGAGGCGAACCTCAGGGCGCTGGCCGGCGGCCTCGCCGCTTAG
- a CDS encoding amino acid permease: MATAAPRAVGRGRVKSMDDILATAEKKSLKRSLGAFQLTLLGIGAVIGTGIFVLTATAAQKAGPGMMISFIVAGAVCAVAALCYSELASMVPVAGSAYTYSYAVMGELVAWLVGWALILEYALGASAVAVGWSGFISGLLDSVGVHIPHALKVGPQIQWGFLQGGELGGMINLPAVIVVALVTTLLVIGTKESATFNAVLVVIKITALTLFLIITLPMISGHAANFEPFAPRGWGNPLSASGTGILGAAASIFFAYVGFDAVSTAAEETKDPQRNVPIGLIGSLLICTVFYLLVAAGVVGAYGAQPLMDPATGQFFKEGSPELYASAACQAAHAPTVCSKEALAHILREVSNPLFGNLVGLAAAIALPSVVLLMMYGQTRVFFVMARDGLLPERLSAVHPRFQTPYVVTIVTGVFVAIAAAFLPVGTLADYSNAGTLFAFAAVSLGVMILRRKDPSRPRPFRTPALYLVAPLSIAGCALLFLNLNIESKLLFVSWTVIGLVIYFLYGYRNSHVGRGITEVPELAADAPGSIGIAPMPGAPVPPDDRN, translated from the coding sequence ATGGCAACAGCAGCACCGCGCGCGGTTGGACGCGGACGTGTCAAGTCGATGGACGACATCCTGGCGACAGCCGAGAAGAAGTCTCTAAAGCGCTCGCTCGGCGCATTCCAGCTGACCCTGCTCGGCATCGGCGCCGTCATCGGCACCGGCATCTTCGTGCTGACCGCCACCGCCGCCCAGAAGGCGGGGCCGGGCATGATGATCAGCTTCATCGTCGCCGGCGCAGTCTGCGCGGTCGCAGCGCTCTGCTACTCCGAACTCGCTTCGATGGTCCCGGTCGCAGGCTCCGCTTACACTTACTCCTATGCCGTCATGGGCGAGTTGGTCGCCTGGCTGGTCGGCTGGGCACTTATTCTCGAATATGCACTCGGCGCCTCCGCGGTGGCGGTCGGTTGGTCCGGCTTCATCAGCGGGTTGCTCGATAGCGTCGGCGTCCACATACCCCATGCCTTGAAGGTCGGGCCGCAGATTCAGTGGGGCTTCCTTCAAGGCGGCGAGCTCGGCGGAATGATCAATCTGCCGGCCGTGATCGTGGTTGCCCTGGTGACTACGCTCCTTGTCATCGGCACCAAGGAAAGCGCGACGTTCAACGCCGTGCTGGTGGTGATCAAGATCACCGCGCTAACCCTGTTCCTCATCATCACGCTGCCCATGATCAGCGGCCATGCGGCGAACTTCGAACCGTTCGCGCCGCGCGGCTGGGGCAATCCCCTGAGCGCGTCGGGGACGGGCATTCTCGGTGCCGCGGCGTCGATCTTCTTCGCCTACGTCGGCTTCGACGCCGTCTCGACGGCCGCCGAAGAAACGAAGGATCCGCAGCGCAACGTGCCGATCGGTCTGATCGGCAGCTTGCTGATCTGCACGGTCTTCTACCTGCTCGTTGCCGCCGGTGTGGTCGGTGCCTATGGCGCACAGCCCTTGATGGATCCGGCCACCGGCCAGTTTTTCAAGGAAGGCTCACCCGAACTGTATGCCTCGGCCGCTTGCCAGGCGGCGCATGCGCCGACGGTCTGCTCGAAGGAAGCGCTCGCGCACATCCTGCGTGAAGTCTCGAACCCGCTGTTCGGCAACCTCGTCGGTCTTGCGGCAGCGATCGCGCTGCCGTCCGTCGTGCTGCTGATGATGTACGGCCAGACCCGCGTCTTCTTCGTGATGGCGCGCGACGGCCTGCTGCCCGAGCGCCTGTCGGCCGTGCACCCGCGGTTCCAGACGCCTTACGTCGTGACCATCGTGACCGGCGTGTTCGTTGCCATTGCGGCGGCGTTCCTGCCGGTCGGCACCCTGGCCGATTATTCGAACGCCGGCACCTTGTTCGCGTTCGCGGCGGTCTCGCTGGGCGTGATGATCTTGCGCAGGAAGGATCCCAGCCGTCCGCGGCCGTTCCGCACGCCGGCGCTGTATCTCGTGGCGCCGCTGTCGATCGCCGGCTGCGCGCTGCTGTTCCTCAACCTGAACATCGAGTCCAAGCTGCTGTTCGTCTCGTGGACGGTGATCGGCCTCGTGATCTATTTCCTCTACGGATATCGCAACAGCCACGTCGGCCGCGGCATCACGGAGGTGCCGGAGCTAGCCGCCGACGCACCGGGCTCGATCGGCATTGCGCCGATGCCGGGTGCGCCGGTCCCGCCGGACGATCGAAACTAA
- a CDS encoding histidine triad nucleotide-binding protein has translation MPINATEAYDDGNIFARILRGEIPSTRVYEDEQTLAINDINPLAPTHILVIPKGAYVSWDDFSARGSDEEIAAFVRAVGKIAREAGLVESGYRLLANAGLNAGQEVPHLHVHIFAGRPLGPMLAR, from the coding sequence ATGCCGATCAATGCGACGGAAGCCTATGACGACGGCAACATCTTCGCGCGCATCCTGCGTGGCGAAATACCCTCCACCAGGGTTTATGAAGACGAGCAGACGCTGGCGATCAACGACATCAATCCGCTGGCGCCGACCCATATCCTCGTCATCCCCAAAGGCGCCTACGTGTCGTGGGACGATTTTTCGGCGCGGGGCTCGGACGAGGAAATCGCCGCCTTCGTCCGTGCGGTTGGCAAGATCGCCCGTGAGGCGGGACTGGTCGAAAGCGGCTACCGCCTGCTTGCGAACGCGGGGTTGAACGCCGGCCAGGAAGTGCCGCATCTGCACGTGCACATCTTCGCGGGCCGCCCGCTGGGACCGATGCTGGCCCGCTAA
- a CDS encoding SspB family protein yields MTDETPESLIPYDEIVQDALRAVVSRVLREVEQTGTLPGEHHFYITFKTRAPGVSIPKHLLERFPDEMTIVIQHRFWDLKVEEDNFSVGLSFGGVPAMLHVPFAAVTQFHDPAVEFALTFQAAAEMQPDEHEAAENDTPAEEESVADAEPREDGSNVVSVDFTRKK; encoded by the coding sequence ATGACTGACGAGACCCCTGAAAGCCTGATTCCGTACGACGAGATCGTGCAGGACGCGCTGCGAGCGGTCGTCAGCCGTGTGCTCCGCGAGGTCGAGCAGACCGGCACGCTGCCGGGTGAGCATCATTTCTACATCACCTTCAAGACGCGGGCGCCCGGGGTGTCGATCCCCAAGCATCTGCTCGAACGTTTTCCCGACGAGATGACCATCGTCATCCAGCATCGCTTCTGGGATCTGAAAGTCGAAGAGGACAATTTCTCGGTCGGCCTGTCGTTTGGCGGCGTCCCCGCGATGCTGCATGTTCCCTTCGCCGCGGTGACGCAGTTCCACGATCCCGCCGTTGAGTTCGCACTGACGTTCCAGGCCGCAGCCGAGATGCAGCCGGATGAGCACGAAGCGGCCGAGAACGATACGCCGGCCGAAGAGGAAAGCGTGGCCGATGCCGAGCCGCGAGAAGACGGTTCCAACGTCGTCAGCGTGGATTTCACCCGCAAGAAGTAG
- the fumC gene encoding class II fumarate hydratase, whose protein sequence is MPNDTRSETDSFGPIDVPADAYWGAQTERSIGNFPFGPREQMPIEIVHALGFVKQAAARVNARIGGLDPKLAEVIQQAAAEVARGDLDSQFPLVIWQTGSGTQSNMNANEVIAGRANEILTGRRGGKDPVHPNDHVNKAQSSNDSFPTAMHIAAARGVNDKLLPALRLMHARLADQAERWDRIVKIGRTHLQDATPLTLGQEFSGYAAQIADCIERVEGALPRVFRLAQGGTAVGTGLNAPAGFANEFAKEVANLTQLPFTSAPNKFAELAAHDTLVELSGILNTIATALTKIANDIRLLGSGPRCGLGELKLPENEPGSSIMPGKVNPTQAEMLTMVAAQVAGNCVAVTIGGMQGHLELNVFKPMIGANVVRSINLLSIGMTSFTERMLDGAEPDEDRIAELMNRSLMLVTALAPEIGYDNAAAIAKHAHKKRLTLKEAGLELGLVDEETFDRVVKPETMLGR, encoded by the coding sequence ATGCCCAACGACACGCGCAGCGAAACCGACAGCTTTGGCCCGATCGACGTCCCGGCCGACGCTTATTGGGGTGCGCAGACCGAACGGTCGATCGGCAATTTCCCGTTCGGCCCGCGCGAGCAGATGCCGATCGAGATCGTCCACGCGCTCGGTTTCGTGAAGCAGGCGGCTGCGCGGGTAAACGCGCGAATCGGTGGGCTCGACCCGAAGCTGGCGGAAGTCATTCAGCAGGCGGCTGCGGAAGTTGCGCGCGGCGATCTCGACAGCCAGTTCCCGCTCGTCATTTGGCAGACGGGTTCGGGGACGCAGTCGAACATGAATGCCAATGAGGTCATCGCCGGGCGGGCCAACGAGATCCTGACCGGCAGGCGTGGCGGCAAGGACCCGGTTCACCCCAACGACCACGTCAACAAGGCGCAGTCGTCGAACGACAGCTTTCCGACAGCGATGCATATTGCCGCGGCGCGCGGCGTGAACGACAAGCTGCTCCCAGCGCTGCGCCTCATGCATGCACGGTTGGCCGATCAAGCCGAACGCTGGGACCGCATCGTCAAGATCGGTCGCACGCACCTGCAGGACGCGACGCCGCTGACGCTCGGGCAGGAATTCTCCGGCTATGCCGCGCAGATTGCCGACTGCATCGAGCGGGTCGAGGGTGCCCTGCCCCGCGTGTTCCGCCTGGCGCAGGGCGGCACGGCGGTCGGGACTGGCCTGAATGCGCCGGCGGGATTCGCGAACGAATTTGCCAAGGAAGTCGCGAACCTGACGCAGCTGCCGTTCACCTCGGCTCCGAACAAGTTCGCCGAGCTGGCGGCCCATGACACGCTGGTCGAGTTGTCAGGCATCCTCAACACCATCGCCACCGCGCTGACGAAGATCGCCAACGATATCCGCCTCCTCGGCTCCGGCCCGCGTTGTGGGCTCGGCGAGCTCAAGCTGCCGGAGAACGAGCCGGGGAGCTCGATCATGCCGGGCAAGGTGAATCCGACCCAGGCGGAAATGCTGACGATGGTGGCGGCGCAAGTCGCGGGCAATTGCGTCGCGGTCACGATCGGCGGCATGCAAGGCCACCTCGAGCTTAACGTCTTCAAGCCGATGATCGGCGCTAACGTGGTTCGCTCGATCAACCTGCTGTCGATCGGAATGACGAGCTTCACCGAGCGGATGCTCGATGGCGCGGAGCCGGACGAGGATCGCATTGCCGAGTTGATGAATCGGTCGCTGATGCTGGTCACCGCGCTTGCGCCGGAGATCGGCTACGACAATGCGGCGGCCATCGCCAAGCATGCGCACAAGAAGCGGCTGACGCTGAAGGAAGCGGGCCTTGAGCTCGGACTGGTCGACGAAGAAACCTTCGATCGCGTGGTCAAACCGGAGACGATGCTGGGGCGTTAA
- a CDS encoding acyloxyacyl hydrolase, whose product MRKFAMGCAALLAVTTSSAATAGEVFGGVYVHDVKLPTDLSGFEQGFDLQVGYRGGRIGKTPLQWYAFGALNTAGDTSYAATGLSAKFGVGGGFYIRPGLGIAIHDGSAGKYYRTDRIAFGSRVLFEPEIGIGTRINDRLSAEASWVHMSHAQLRGRENPGIDNLGVRLNLAL is encoded by the coding sequence TTGAGGAAGTTCGCAATGGGCTGCGCAGCCCTGCTGGCGGTTACGACTTCGAGCGCGGCGACCGCCGGCGAAGTCTTTGGCGGGGTCTACGTCCACGACGTGAAACTTCCCACCGACCTCAGCGGCTTCGAACAGGGATTTGATCTCCAGGTCGGCTATCGCGGCGGAAGGATCGGGAAGACGCCGCTGCAATGGTATGCCTTCGGAGCGCTGAACACGGCGGGCGACACCAGCTACGCCGCCACCGGACTGTCGGCGAAGTTCGGCGTTGGCGGCGGCTTCTACATCCGCCCGGGACTCGGCATTGCAATTCACGACGGCTCGGCCGGTAAATATTACCGGACGGATCGGATTGCCTTCGGCAGCCGCGTCCTGTTCGAACCCGAAATCGGCATCGGGACGCGGATCAACGATCGGCTGAGCGCCGAGGCGAGCTGGGTGCACATGAGCCACGCCCAGCTGCGCGGCCGGGAGAACCCCGGCATCGATAATCTCGGCGTCCGGCTGAATCTGGCGCTTTAA
- a CDS encoding DUF2585 family protein: MKPSRLWIFAALAIVIATAAVLLAMGRNPICTCGAVDLWVGSRDSPRTSQMLSDWYSFSHVVHGFLFYALLWLAARRWPVGWRFVVALLIECAWEITENTPMIIDRYRATTAAVGYTGDSVLNSLSDVGMMALGFLIARKLPVWASAIALIALEVTPLFVIRDNLTLNVIALIAPNQTLQAWQAGR; encoded by the coding sequence ATGAAGCCGTCGCGCCTGTGGATCTTCGCTGCCCTCGCCATCGTAATCGCGACTGCCGCCGTCCTGCTGGCAATGGGACGGAACCCAATCTGCACTTGCGGCGCGGTCGATTTATGGGTCGGGTCGCGCGACAGTCCGCGCACCAGCCAGATGCTGAGCGACTGGTACAGCTTCAGCCACGTCGTCCACGGCTTCCTGTTCTATGCTTTACTCTGGCTCGCCGCGCGGCGCTGGCCGGTGGGTTGGCGGTTCGTTGTCGCGCTACTCATCGAGTGCGCGTGGGAGATCACCGAAAACACCCCCATGATCATTGATCGCTATCGGGCGACGACCGCGGCCGTTGGCTACACCGGGGACAGCGTCCTCAACTCGCTTTCGGACGTCGGCATGATGGCGCTGGGGTTCTTGATCGCTCGAAAGCTTCCGGTTTGGGCGAGCGCAATTGCGCTGATTGCCCTGGAAGTTACCCCACTGTTCGTCATCCGTGACAATCTCACGCTCAACGTCATTGCCTTGATCGCGCCGAACCAGACGTTGCAGGCATGGCAGGCGGGTCGCTAG
- a CDS encoding magnesium transporter CorA family protein, protein MLRAYGPGCDGSLVEAKLTSIPDTATWVDLEEPTEEEEKLVERCIRMDVPTEDEMAEIEPSSRLYEKGGALYMTVSVLYGLEDGQPKTTPISFVLANNRLVTVRYATPKPIRAFSDHARRDGDLVRDAPTALFRMLDALIDRLADELENVSGDMEQLSAHIFHQKMEERRIPAKRLTALLTRIGRTQSLLTKIRYSAVSTIRMLSFLSGANRFQGVDQNDFKNHLSSLSTDVHSLSEHASFLSDNVTFLLDASLGLISIEQNAAMKLFSWAAIIFLPPTLIAGVFGMNFHYMPELDWHYGYPVSLAVMLASAIGPYLFFKWRGWI, encoded by the coding sequence ATGCTGCGCGCCTACGGACCCGGATGCGATGGAAGTCTCGTCGAGGCCAAGCTGACAAGCATCCCCGACACGGCGACCTGGGTCGACCTCGAAGAGCCGACCGAGGAAGAAGAGAAACTTGTCGAACGGTGCATCCGGATGGACGTGCCCACCGAAGACGAGATGGCCGAAATCGAGCCCTCCAGCCGGCTCTACGAAAAGGGCGGCGCGCTCTACATGACGGTCAGCGTCCTTTACGGCCTCGAAGACGGACAGCCCAAAACGACCCCCATCAGCTTCGTGCTAGCCAATAATCGGTTGGTCACCGTGCGCTATGCAACGCCAAAGCCGATCCGCGCCTTTTCGGACCATGCACGCCGGGACGGCGATCTCGTCCGCGATGCGCCGACTGCCCTGTTCCGCATGCTGGATGCGCTCATCGATCGCCTGGCCGACGAGCTGGAGAATGTCAGCGGCGACATGGAGCAATTGTCCGCGCATATCTTCCACCAGAAGATGGAAGAGCGCCGCATTCCGGCCAAGCGGCTGACCGCATTGCTCACCCGGATCGGGCGAACCCAGTCACTGCTGACGAAGATCCGTTACTCCGCCGTCAGCACGATTCGGATGCTTAGCTTTCTTTCCGGCGCCAACCGTTTCCAGGGGGTCGACCAGAACGACTTCAAGAATCATCTTTCGAGCCTGAGCACCGACGTTCACAGCCTGTCGGAGCATGCCAGCTTCCTATCGGACAACGTCACGTTCCTGCTCGACGCCTCGCTCGGCCTAATCAGCATCGAACAGAATGCGGCGATGAAGCTGTTCAGCTGGGCAGCGATCATCTTCCTGCCGCCGACCCTGATCGCCGGCGTCTTCGGCATGAACTTCCACTACATGCCGGAACTGGACTGGCATTACGGCTATCCGGTCTCGCTCGCCGTCATGCTGGCGAGCGCGATCGGCCCGTACCTGTTCTTCAAATGGCGCGGCTGGATCTAG